The genomic region ACGATCGCGCTGGTCCAGGACGGCGACCAGATCCGGATCGACATCCCGAACCGTTCGATCGAGCTGCTGGTGCCCGACGACGAGCTGGCCCGGCGGCGGGAGGTCCTCGGCGGCGTCTACGCCCCGAAGTCCCGCGAGCGCAAGGTCTCCCAGGCCCTGCGCGCCTACGCCGCGATGGCCACCAGCGCCGACAAGGGAGCGGTCCGGGACGTCAGCAAGCTCGGCTGACGACCCGCGAAGACGTAGCGTCCGAGGAACCTCGCGTCCAGCCGCTGAGGTTCTTCGGACGTCGGCGCGGCCTCACCGGAGATCGAGGTCGAAGGCCAGCGTGACGGCTTCGGTGAGGGCTGGTTCCTGGTCGGGCAGCAGGTAGCCGATCAGGCGGCCGAGCTGGAGCTTCGGGATCGTCTGGATGTTGTCGCAGCTGATCGCGCTCGGGTGGTCGAGACCGTTCTGCGGGCCGACCAGGACCTCGGTGGACAGGCCGCGCACGGTGCTGGTGATCGGGGCGACGGTGACGTTCGTCAGCCGGGGGCGAATCAGCTCGCGGGTGAGCACCACCACCGGGCGGGGTTTGTCCAGCCGGGCGATGTGGATGGGCCGCATCAGTCGAGGTCGGACAGCACGGTACCGCCGGCGGCCGCGGCGAGCCCGTCGAGATCGTCGGGCTCGCCGTGCGCGGCCAGCAACGCGAGATCCCGCGCGGCCAGCTCCCGCCGCCGCTCACGCTCCATCGCCCGGGCCACCACGGAGGCCCGGGAGGATGCCTTGTTGGCGTCGACGAGCTGGTCCATGAACTCCACCAGCTCGTCCGGCAACCGCACAGTGATCTGCTTGCTCATCCCCCGAAGATACCACTGTGGGATTCAGGCTGGTATGGCGTGGTGTGGACTCAGTTCGGGTGCATCGTGGACCACGACATGTCGGTGTCCGGTAGTGACGGGATGGCCGTGATCGCGGCCAGTTCGCTGTCGAGCAGGCCGATCAGCTGTGCCAGCCGGGTCGTGGTGTCCGGAGCTTCGAGCAGCTTCTGGCGCTCGGGCGTCAGCAGGGTGGTCGCGGCCGACATCAGGTACGACAGGGTGCCGGGGTCGTCGGGCAGCGAGCCGATGTGCAGGCCGGGCCGGCTGATCTCGGTCACCGCTGCG from Kribbella flavida DSM 17836 harbors:
- a CDS encoding type II toxin-antitoxin system PemK/MazF family toxin; the protein is MRPIHIARLDKPRPVVVLTRELIRPRLTNVTVAPITSTVRGLSTEVLVGPQNGLDHPSAISCDNIQTIPKLQLGRLIGYLLPDQEPALTEAVTLAFDLDLR
- a CDS encoding ribbon-helix-helix domain-containing protein translates to MSKQITVRLPDELVEFMDQLVDANKASSRASVVARAMERERRRELAARDLALLAAHGEPDDLDGLAAAAGGTVLSDLD